Proteins encoded in a region of the Paramagnetospirillum magneticum AMB-1 genome:
- a CDS encoding DUF6362 family protein, translated as MAELKLSPSEVEDRITEAADVLGRLPDTRVQGYVCTWPPMVREYWESYGVAEVKLRRPPPSAAAITRMDQSLEWLRWLDPIDAQIVWHRANNDRWKAICGKVGLSRATVHRHWMYALCVIAWRLNGNKVPGKRARGHLVERVNALRQKNENETFLARTDSPAE; from the coding sequence ATGGCTGAACTCAAACTCTCCCCCAGCGAGGTGGAGGACCGCATCACCGAGGCCGCCGACGTGCTGGGGCGACTGCCCGACACCCGCGTGCAGGGCTATGTCTGCACCTGGCCGCCGATGGTGCGCGAGTACTGGGAATCCTATGGCGTGGCCGAGGTGAAGTTGCGGCGGCCACCGCCATCGGCCGCCGCCATCACTCGCATGGACCAGTCACTCGAATGGCTGCGGTGGCTCGACCCAATCGACGCCCAGATCGTCTGGCATCGAGCCAACAATGATCGCTGGAAGGCCATCTGCGGCAAGGTAGGGCTGTCCCGAGCCACCGTTCATAGGCACTGGATGTACGCGCTGTGCGTCATCGCCTGGAGGCTGAACGGGAACAAGGTGCCGGGGAAACGAGCGCGCGGGCACCTTGTCGAGCGTGTCAACGCCCTGCGGCAGAAAAATGAAAATGAGACATTTCTGGCCAGGACGGATTCACCGG